The following nucleotide sequence is from Tardiphaga sp. 709.
CTTGGCGCTGCGAAATATCTTGCCGAGACGCGCAATTTCGCCGGCACGGTGCATCTGATCTTTCAGCCGGCCGAGGAAGGGCTCGCTGGCGCCAAGGCGATGATGGACGACGGGTTGTTCGAGCGTTTCCCCTGCGATTCCATCTATGCGATCCATAACAGCCCGGACATGCCGCTCGGCACCGTCAAGGCGTTGACCGGCACGGCGCTGGCGGCGATCGATTATTTCAAGGTGACGCTGCGTGGCCGTTCCTCGCACGGTGCGCATCCGCATCAGGGTATCGATACGGTGGCCATGGCAGCGCAGGTGGTGAATGCGCTGAACGCGATTCCGTCGCGCCAGATCGATGCGCTGGAATCCGCCATCATCAGCATCGGCCAGATCCATGGCGGTACCTCGGACATCGTTCTGCCCGAGACGGTGGAGTTGCGCGGCTCGGTACGTACGCTGAAGCCCGAGGTGCGCGAACGCGTCGAGGAATTGTTCATGCGCGCGGTGACGCTGACCGCGCAGGCCTGCGGCGGCACGGCGGAGATCGAGTATCGCCACGCCTATCCGGCCACCATCAACACGGCCGACGAGACGGTGCGCGCGGCAGAAGCCGCGGCGGCGGTGCCGGGCGTTACCGAGGTGCTGCGCGAAGGCAATCCAATTCTTGCCGGTGAAGATTTCGCGTTCATGCTCGAACGCAACCGTGGTGCCTATCTGATGTTCGGGCAGCGCACCGCCGACAAGGGCGGCGTGCCCGTTCACAATCCCGGCTACGATTTCAACGACGATCTCTTACCGATCGGCGCGAGCTATCTCGCCGGGCTGGTGGAGCAAGAGCTCGCATAGACCGCGATCAACGCGATCTGAGCGGCGTGTCTACGCCGCGCCGCTCTTCGGAATGGTGCGGCCGATGACGCGCAAAAGGTCTGCGCGCACCGACTCGATGTGACGTTCAAGGAAACGGCAGGCGTCATCGATCTTCTGGCTGCGGCACAGCGCGATGAGTTCGGCGTGTTCTTTCTCAGCGATGCCCATCGCGGTGGTGGTCGAGAGTTGCATGCGCGTGTAGCGGTCGCTGGTTTGCAGCAGCGCCATCACGATCGTCTGTGTGCGCGGCTGCCGCGCCCGGACATACATCGCCATGTGGAAATCGGCGTTGAGCTGTCCCCATTCGCTGATATTGCCGGCGGCAATCGCCTTCTCGAAGCGGTGCTGGATGTCGTCGAGTGCAGCGAAGTCGTTGTCGACAAAATGCGGCGCGGACTGCGCCAGCATCCGTGGCTCGAGGATGACCCGGAGATCGAACACGTCGTTGATTTCGTCGAGCGACAGTTCCGAGACGATGGCGCCCTTCTGCGGGACGATCTTCACCAGCCCTTCGGCCTCAAGCTGAAACAGGGCTTCCCGCACCGGAATCCGGCTGACGCCATAGGCCTCGCCCAAGGCGTCCTGGCGCAACTGCGCGCCAGCCGGGTGGGTGCCGTCGAGGATGGCCTGGCGGAGTTGATCCGCGATCATGGCCGACAGGGTGCGGTGCTTTAGCGGCGCGCTCATTGATTTATCGAGCCTTTTCTCTGGATTTCGGCCGGATTGATCTCAGATCTCGTCCCGTCTTCGCTGCCGCACAAAAACTCCTCAAGGCGCGAATTTGTGCAAATCAGCGTTTGACAGGGAAATTGTATAAATTAT
It contains:
- a CDS encoding M20 aminoacylase family protein codes for the protein MTPRERLDQLHPEMTVWRRDFHAHPEIGFEEERTSALVAERLSEWGIEVHRGLGGTGVVGVIRGRHQAAGSNRAIGLRADMDALPMEEGNGFAHRSQNAGRMHACGHDGHTTMLLGAAKYLAETRNFAGTVHLIFQPAEEGLAGAKAMMDDGLFERFPCDSIYAIHNSPDMPLGTVKALTGTALAAIDYFKVTLRGRSSHGAHPHQGIDTVAMAAQVVNALNAIPSRQIDALESAIISIGQIHGGTSDIVLPETVELRGSVRTLKPEVRERVEELFMRAVTLTAQACGGTAEIEYRHAYPATINTADETVRAAEAAAAVPGVTEVLREGNPILAGEDFAFMLERNRGAYLMFGQRTADKGGVPVHNPGYDFNDDLLPIGASYLAGLVEQELA
- a CDS encoding GntR family transcriptional regulator; translated protein: MSAPLKHRTLSAMIADQLRQAILDGTHPAGAQLRQDALGEAYGVSRIPVREALFQLEAEGLVKIVPQKGAIVSELSLDEINDVFDLRVILEPRMLAQSAPHFVDNDFAALDDIQHRFEKAIAAGNISEWGQLNADFHMAMYVRARQPRTQTIVMALLQTSDRYTRMQLSTTTAMGIAEKEHAELIALCRSQKIDDACRFLERHIESVRADLLRVIGRTIPKSGAA